One window of Phalacrocorax aristotelis chromosome 26, bGulAri2.1, whole genome shotgun sequence genomic DNA carries:
- the NEMP1 gene encoding nuclear envelope integral membrane protein 1 isoform X3 → MGPLWASGAPFILRDARDSVIPLQEGHVYHLAASHNFCYTNTRVPQWHDIWTRMQIRVNSSQMIRVTQVGSEEELEEWNMWNIIFSFLKEKLNDTSIDVDLYSNKTCLKVELLEAGTTYCIVLFRRFDPKLFLVFFLGLLLFFCGDMLSRSQLFYYSAGISFGLLASLLILVYMMSRVMPKKSPVYFLLVGGWSFSLYLLQLVFKNLREICKFYWQYLLGYLLLMGFVSFGVCYRYGPLENERSINLLSWALQLLGLLLMYAGIQIHPIALVLVVIAICTKNLDYPLQWAFAAYSRRVQSARPKPNAPRLLTEEEYRIQGEMETRKALEELRSYCKSPDFSAWTVVSRIQSPKRFADFVSGACHVTPNEVSVHEREYSLDGIFFEDQLFEEEEEDEDDNSFDRNHMTYSHNHLDAD, encoded by the exons ATGGGCCCTCTGTGGGCTTCAGGAGCCCCCTTCATCTTGCGGG ATGCCAGGGATTCGGTCATCCCACTCCAGGAGGGCCACGTGTACCATCTCGCAGCTTCTCACAACTTCTGCTACACCAACACACGCGTCCCGCAATGGCACGACATATGGACCAGGATGCAG ATCCGAGTCAACAGCAGCCAGATGATCCGAGTGACCCAggtgggcagcgaggaggagctggaggagtgGAACATGTGGaacatcattttttcattcctgaAGGAGAAGCTGAATGACACCAGCATTGATGTGGATCTCTACAGCAACAAAACGTGCCTGAAGGTTGAGCTGCTGGAGGCCGGCACCACATACTGCATTGTCCTCTTCCGAC GCTTTGACCCTAAGCTGttcctggttttcttcctcGGCCTGTTGTTGTTCTTCTGTGGGGACATGCTGAGCAG GAGCCAACTCTTCTACTACTCGGCTGGGATTAGTTTTGGCTTGTTGGCCTCGCTGCTCATCCTTGTCTACATGATGTCCAGGGTCATGCCCAAG AAAAGTCCTGTTTACTTCCTGCTGGTAGGAGGCTGGTCCTTTTCCCTGTACCTGCTTCAGTTGGTCTTCAAGAACCTACGGGAGATATGCAAGTTCTACTGGCAGTACCTCCTAG GCTACCTGCTGCTCATGGGCTTCGTGAGCTTTGGTGTGTGCTACAGGTATGGCCCACTGGAGAATGAGCGCAGCATCAACCTCCTCTCCTgggccctgcagctcctggggctgTTGCTGATGTACGCAGGCATCCAGATCCATCCCATCGCCTTGGTCTTGGTGGTCATCGCCATCTGCACCAAGAACCTGGACTACCCTCTGCAGTGGGCCTTTGCTGCCTACAG caggagAGTGCAGAGTGCCAGGCCCAAGCCAAACGCCCCTCGCCTGCTAACGGAGGAGGAGTACCGGATCCAAGGCGAGATGGAGACGCGCAAGGCCCTTGAAGAGCTTCGAAGTTACTGCAAAAGCCCCGATTTCTCTGCCTGGACGGTAGTCTCCCGCATCCAGTCTCCCAAAAG GTTTGCTGACTTTGTGAGTGGTGCCTGTCATGTCACCCCCAACGAGGTCTCTGTCCACGAGCGGGAGTATAGCCTGGATGGCATCTTCTTTGAGGATCAGCTctttgaggaggaagaggaggatgaggatgacAACTCCTTTGACAGGAATCACATGACTTACTCCCACAACCACCTGGATGCTGATTGA
- the NEMP1 gene encoding nuclear envelope integral membrane protein 1 isoform X4, with the protein MGPLWASGAPFILRDARDSVIPLQEGHVYHLAASHNFCYTNTRVPQWHDIWTRMQIRVNSSQMIRVTQVGSEEELEEWNMWNIIFSFLKEKLNDTSIDVDLYSNKTCLKVELLEAGTTYCIVLFRRFDPKLFLVFFLGLLLFFCGDMLSRSQLFYYSAGISFGLLASLLILVYMMSRVMPKKSPVYFLLVGGWSFSLYLLQLVFKNLREICKFYWQYLLGYLLLMGFVSFGVCYRYGPLENERSINLLSWALQLLGLLLMYAGIQIHPIALVLVVIAICTKNLDYPLQWAFAAYRRVQSARPKPNAPRLLTEEEYRIQGEMETRKALEELRSYCKSPDFSAWTVVSRIQSPKRFADFVSGACHVTPNEVSVHEREYSLDGIFFEDQLFEEEEEDEDDNSFDRNHMTYSHNHLDAD; encoded by the exons ATGGGCCCTCTGTGGGCTTCAGGAGCCCCCTTCATCTTGCGGG ATGCCAGGGATTCGGTCATCCCACTCCAGGAGGGCCACGTGTACCATCTCGCAGCTTCTCACAACTTCTGCTACACCAACACACGCGTCCCGCAATGGCACGACATATGGACCAGGATGCAG ATCCGAGTCAACAGCAGCCAGATGATCCGAGTGACCCAggtgggcagcgaggaggagctggaggagtgGAACATGTGGaacatcattttttcattcctgaAGGAGAAGCTGAATGACACCAGCATTGATGTGGATCTCTACAGCAACAAAACGTGCCTGAAGGTTGAGCTGCTGGAGGCCGGCACCACATACTGCATTGTCCTCTTCCGAC GCTTTGACCCTAAGCTGttcctggttttcttcctcGGCCTGTTGTTGTTCTTCTGTGGGGACATGCTGAGCAG GAGCCAACTCTTCTACTACTCGGCTGGGATTAGTTTTGGCTTGTTGGCCTCGCTGCTCATCCTTGTCTACATGATGTCCAGGGTCATGCCCAAG AAAAGTCCTGTTTACTTCCTGCTGGTAGGAGGCTGGTCCTTTTCCCTGTACCTGCTTCAGTTGGTCTTCAAGAACCTACGGGAGATATGCAAGTTCTACTGGCAGTACCTCCTAG GCTACCTGCTGCTCATGGGCTTCGTGAGCTTTGGTGTGTGCTACAGGTATGGCCCACTGGAGAATGAGCGCAGCATCAACCTCCTCTCCTgggccctgcagctcctggggctgTTGCTGATGTACGCAGGCATCCAGATCCATCCCATCGCCTTGGTCTTGGTGGTCATCGCCATCTGCACCAAGAACCTGGACTACCCTCTGCAGTGGGCCTTTGCTGCCTACAG gagAGTGCAGAGTGCCAGGCCCAAGCCAAACGCCCCTCGCCTGCTAACGGAGGAGGAGTACCGGATCCAAGGCGAGATGGAGACGCGCAAGGCCCTTGAAGAGCTTCGAAGTTACTGCAAAAGCCCCGATTTCTCTGCCTGGACGGTAGTCTCCCGCATCCAGTCTCCCAAAAG GTTTGCTGACTTTGTGAGTGGTGCCTGTCATGTCACCCCCAACGAGGTCTCTGTCCACGAGCGGGAGTATAGCCTGGATGGCATCTTCTTTGAGGATCAGCTctttgaggaggaagaggaggatgaggatgacAACTCCTTTGACAGGAATCACATGACTTACTCCCACAACCACCTGGATGCTGATTGA
- the NEMP1 gene encoding nuclear envelope integral membrane protein 1 isoform X2 yields MKPAPGRRRRLLGALVLLLLSPLLGGVDARDSVIPLQEGHVYHLAASHNFCYTNTRVPQWHDIWTRMQIRVNSSQMIRVTQVGSEEELEEWNMWNIIFSFLKEKLNDTSIDVDLYSNKTCLKVELLEAGTTYCIVLFRRFDPKLFLVFFLGLLLFFCGDMLSRSQLFYYSAGISFGLLASLLILVYMMSRVMPKKSPVYFLLVGGWSFSLYLLQLVFKNLREICKFYWQYLLGYLLLMGFVSFGVCYRYGPLENERSINLLSWALQLLGLLLMYAGIQIHPIALVLVVIAICTKNLDYPLQWAFAAYRRVQSARPKPNAPRLLTEEEYRIQGEMETRKALEELRSYCKSPDFSAWTVVSRIQSPKRFADFVSGACHVTPNEVSVHEREYSLDGIFFEDQLFEEEEEDEDDNSFDRNHMTYSHNHLDAD; encoded by the exons ATGAAACCGGctccggggcggcggcggcggctcctggGGGCGCTCGTGCTGCTTCTCCTGTCGCCGCTGCTGGGGGGTGTAG ATGCCAGGGATTCGGTCATCCCACTCCAGGAGGGCCACGTGTACCATCTCGCAGCTTCTCACAACTTCTGCTACACCAACACACGCGTCCCGCAATGGCACGACATATGGACCAGGATGCAG ATCCGAGTCAACAGCAGCCAGATGATCCGAGTGACCCAggtgggcagcgaggaggagctggaggagtgGAACATGTGGaacatcattttttcattcctgaAGGAGAAGCTGAATGACACCAGCATTGATGTGGATCTCTACAGCAACAAAACGTGCCTGAAGGTTGAGCTGCTGGAGGCCGGCACCACATACTGCATTGTCCTCTTCCGAC GCTTTGACCCTAAGCTGttcctggttttcttcctcGGCCTGTTGTTGTTCTTCTGTGGGGACATGCTGAGCAG GAGCCAACTCTTCTACTACTCGGCTGGGATTAGTTTTGGCTTGTTGGCCTCGCTGCTCATCCTTGTCTACATGATGTCCAGGGTCATGCCCAAG AAAAGTCCTGTTTACTTCCTGCTGGTAGGAGGCTGGTCCTTTTCCCTGTACCTGCTTCAGTTGGTCTTCAAGAACCTACGGGAGATATGCAAGTTCTACTGGCAGTACCTCCTAG GCTACCTGCTGCTCATGGGCTTCGTGAGCTTTGGTGTGTGCTACAGGTATGGCCCACTGGAGAATGAGCGCAGCATCAACCTCCTCTCCTgggccctgcagctcctggggctgTTGCTGATGTACGCAGGCATCCAGATCCATCCCATCGCCTTGGTCTTGGTGGTCATCGCCATCTGCACCAAGAACCTGGACTACCCTCTGCAGTGGGCCTTTGCTGCCTACAG gagAGTGCAGAGTGCCAGGCCCAAGCCAAACGCCCCTCGCCTGCTAACGGAGGAGGAGTACCGGATCCAAGGCGAGATGGAGACGCGCAAGGCCCTTGAAGAGCTTCGAAGTTACTGCAAAAGCCCCGATTTCTCTGCCTGGACGGTAGTCTCCCGCATCCAGTCTCCCAAAAG GTTTGCTGACTTTGTGAGTGGTGCCTGTCATGTCACCCCCAACGAGGTCTCTGTCCACGAGCGGGAGTATAGCCTGGATGGCATCTTCTTTGAGGATCAGCTctttgaggaggaagaggaggatgaggatgacAACTCCTTTGACAGGAATCACATGACTTACTCCCACAACCACCTGGATGCTGATTGA
- the NEMP1 gene encoding nuclear envelope integral membrane protein 1 isoform X1 yields the protein MKPAPGRRRRLLGALVLLLLSPLLGGVDARDSVIPLQEGHVYHLAASHNFCYTNTRVPQWHDIWTRMQIRVNSSQMIRVTQVGSEEELEEWNMWNIIFSFLKEKLNDTSIDVDLYSNKTCLKVELLEAGTTYCIVLFRRFDPKLFLVFFLGLLLFFCGDMLSRSQLFYYSAGISFGLLASLLILVYMMSRVMPKKSPVYFLLVGGWSFSLYLLQLVFKNLREICKFYWQYLLGYLLLMGFVSFGVCYRYGPLENERSINLLSWALQLLGLLLMYAGIQIHPIALVLVVIAICTKNLDYPLQWAFAAYSRRVQSARPKPNAPRLLTEEEYRIQGEMETRKALEELRSYCKSPDFSAWTVVSRIQSPKRFADFVSGACHVTPNEVSVHEREYSLDGIFFEDQLFEEEEEDEDDNSFDRNHMTYSHNHLDAD from the exons ATGAAACCGGctccggggcggcggcggcggctcctggGGGCGCTCGTGCTGCTTCTCCTGTCGCCGCTGCTGGGGGGTGTAG ATGCCAGGGATTCGGTCATCCCACTCCAGGAGGGCCACGTGTACCATCTCGCAGCTTCTCACAACTTCTGCTACACCAACACACGCGTCCCGCAATGGCACGACATATGGACCAGGATGCAG ATCCGAGTCAACAGCAGCCAGATGATCCGAGTGACCCAggtgggcagcgaggaggagctggaggagtgGAACATGTGGaacatcattttttcattcctgaAGGAGAAGCTGAATGACACCAGCATTGATGTGGATCTCTACAGCAACAAAACGTGCCTGAAGGTTGAGCTGCTGGAGGCCGGCACCACATACTGCATTGTCCTCTTCCGAC GCTTTGACCCTAAGCTGttcctggttttcttcctcGGCCTGTTGTTGTTCTTCTGTGGGGACATGCTGAGCAG GAGCCAACTCTTCTACTACTCGGCTGGGATTAGTTTTGGCTTGTTGGCCTCGCTGCTCATCCTTGTCTACATGATGTCCAGGGTCATGCCCAAG AAAAGTCCTGTTTACTTCCTGCTGGTAGGAGGCTGGTCCTTTTCCCTGTACCTGCTTCAGTTGGTCTTCAAGAACCTACGGGAGATATGCAAGTTCTACTGGCAGTACCTCCTAG GCTACCTGCTGCTCATGGGCTTCGTGAGCTTTGGTGTGTGCTACAGGTATGGCCCACTGGAGAATGAGCGCAGCATCAACCTCCTCTCCTgggccctgcagctcctggggctgTTGCTGATGTACGCAGGCATCCAGATCCATCCCATCGCCTTGGTCTTGGTGGTCATCGCCATCTGCACCAAGAACCTGGACTACCCTCTGCAGTGGGCCTTTGCTGCCTACAG caggagAGTGCAGAGTGCCAGGCCCAAGCCAAACGCCCCTCGCCTGCTAACGGAGGAGGAGTACCGGATCCAAGGCGAGATGGAGACGCGCAAGGCCCTTGAAGAGCTTCGAAGTTACTGCAAAAGCCCCGATTTCTCTGCCTGGACGGTAGTCTCCCGCATCCAGTCTCCCAAAAG GTTTGCTGACTTTGTGAGTGGTGCCTGTCATGTCACCCCCAACGAGGTCTCTGTCCACGAGCGGGAGTATAGCCTGGATGGCATCTTCTTTGAGGATCAGCTctttgaggaggaagaggaggatgaggatgacAACTCCTTTGACAGGAATCACATGACTTACTCCCACAACCACCTGGATGCTGATTGA
- the NAB2 gene encoding NGFI-A-binding protein 2, whose amino-acid sequence MCVSRGQRRAWERPRRAGRLVAAGRGRGAAGRRREVGAQRAVAEPPRRGLCPCGSPGCPLPASGMCSGPPPAPPGRSGRGRLDPRQASGRASRSINSVEPRRAGERGGGMTLPQRPGGLQPPFPPPSTRETSLRSPSPALEHSQTCTVWGVHPEAYRPQPLSASDRGAETRSASAPQAPRRARGWAGRTAGYRGRRRRAARPRLAGLLQEPEMLPVQSPFAVAHGTSAGAAPGTPFGDTGGSHGHGPGCCRPGVLGAPGSTGPGHLRVRRGSPPDRRHLRGVPPSRTDLGASRVCPGSPLPLAAEAAQAAGPPVLPCRAPVPRFLAPPPRSRCRCASRPGGAGAAAPAAPSPPTAAARAALGGGGSRGIRPRGLPRRGAAGAAAISRYRPCGRRAEAARRGGANAPGPAAGPPSLGTPRTPVPPQSAVPGAPPAAPPERRAAADGAGVTAGGGSSRRLTMALPRTLGELQLYRVLQRANLLGYYETFIQQGGDDVQQLCEAGEEEFLEIMALVGMATKPLHVRRLQKALREWASNPGLFSQPVSAVPVSSIPLFKLSEASGRKALSNGHASPGEAAGKGGGSAGTPPARSPTEPGEKLSPSAAPPWPGRSTPESEGGGDEEPGGPPFSPAGSGGEQPAGTEVLEPELVRTVAESVERLLQSCPRGGEAELRALMKLNKKLAKAVGHIFQLEDGDRHKEEEIRRHSAIYGRGEARRREGKQLTLHELIINEAAAQFCLRDNSLLLRRVELFSLSRQVARESTYLSSLKVARAHPEESGATVAKRLKQEAGEQSRPELLPLPVGPEPPGAAYRASLDEDTGSLSGESLDGHLQAAAACPRLTPPPGAAPDVPLGLPHHGLWSRHILQQTLMDEGLRLARLVSHERVGRLSPCLPGKPPGPEFEDGLAERGPPAPPEPPRGTIKVEQETSRQ is encoded by the exons ATGTGCGTCAGCcgggggcagcgccgggcctGGGaacggccccgccgcgccggaCGCCTGGTCGCGGCAGGGCGTGGGAGGGGGGCGGCCGGTCggaggagggaggtgggagcGCAGAGGGCTGTGGCAGAACCCCCGCGTCGGGGCCTGTGCCCGTGCGGGAGCCCTGGCTGCCCCCTGCCAGCCTCGGGGATGTGCTCCGgaccccccccggcccccccgggcagaagcgggcgggggcggctggaCCCACGCCAGGCGTCCGGCCGCGCCAGCCGCAGTATAAATAGCGTCGAGCCACGCAGAGCTGGAGAACGGGGTGGGGGCATGACACTCCCGCAGCGGCCGGGGGGACTTcagcctcccttcccccctccctccacccGAGAAACCTCCCTCCGCTCCCCATCTCCTGCTCTGGAGCACAGCCAGACCTGTACTGTGTGGGGTGTTCACCCTGAAGCCTACCGACCGCAGCCTTTGTCTGCCAGTGACCGGGGAGCTGAGACACGAAGTGCTAGCGCTCCACAGGCACCTCGGCGTGCGAGGGGGTGGGCCGGGAGAACGGCAGGGTACCGCGGCCGGCGGCGCCGGGCAGCACGGCCGCGTCTCGCCGGGTTGCTACAGGAACCAGAGATGCTGCCGGTGCAGTCCCCGTTCGCTGTCGCCCACGGGACCTCGGCCGGGGCGGCTCCCGGTACACCCTTTGGCGACACCGGGGGGTCCCACGGGCACGGTCCCGGGTGCTGCCGGCCCggggtgctgggtgcccccGGCAGCACCGGCCCTGGACACCTGCGGGTCCGGCGCGGGTCCCCCCCCGACCGGCGCCACCTCCGGGGGGTTCCGCCTTCCCGCACGGACCTCGGTGCCTCGCGTGTGTGCCCCGGTTCCCCGCTGCCCCTCGcggcagaggctgcccaggctgCGGGACCCCCAGTGCTGCCGTGCAGGGCGCCGGTTCCCCGGTTCCTcgctccccccccccgctcccggtGCCGCTGCGCCTCCCGCCCGGGGGGGGCCGGTGCCGCCGCCCccgctgccccttccccccccaccgcggCCGCCCGCGCTGCGCTCGGCGGGGGCGGCAGCCGCGGGatccgcccccggggcctccCACGCCGCGGCGCAGCCGGGGCCGCTGCTATTTCACGGTACCGCCCGTGTGGGCGGCGCGCAgaagcggcgcggcgcggcggagcgaACGCGCCTGGCCCGGCCGCGGGACCCCCGAGCCTCGGCACCCCCCGGACCCCCGTCCCGCCGCAAAGCGCCGTCCCCGGAgccccccccgccgcgcccccggAGCGCAGGGCGGCCGCGGACGGGGCGGGCGTAACGGCCGGAGGCGGCTCCAGCCGGCG GctcaccatggccctgccccgCACGCTGGGGGAGCTGCAGCTGTACCGGGTGCTGCAGCGTGCCAACCTGCTGGGCTACTACGAGACCTTCATCCAGCAAGGGGGGGACGACGTGCAGCAGCTCTGCGAGGCGGGTGAGGAGGAATTCCTGGAGATCATGGCGCTGGTGGGCATGGCCACCAAACCCCTGCACGTCCGCCGCCTCCAGAAAGCCCTGCGCGAGTGGGCCTCCAACCCGGGGCTCTTCAGCCAGCCCGTCTCAGCCGTGCCCGTCAGCAGCATCCCCCTCTTCAAGCTCTCTGAGGCCAGCGGGCGCAAGGCGCTCAGCAACGGGCACGCCAGCCCTGGTGAGGCCGCGGGCAAGGGGGGTGGCAGCGCTGGGACGCCCCCAGCCCgcagccccacagagccagGGGAGAAGCTGTCGCCGTCAGCAGCCCCGCCGTGGCCAGGGAGGAGCACCCCCGAGTCAGAGGGTGGTGGGGACGAGGAGCCAGGGGGTCCCCCCTTCTCCCCGGCTGGAAGCGGTGGCGAGCAGCCAGCGGGCACGGAGGTGCTGGAGCCGGAGCTGGTGCGGACGGTGGCAGAGAGTGTGGAGCGGCTGCTGCAAAGCTGCCCCCGGGGCGGCGAGGCCGAGCTGCGGGCGCTGATGAAGCTCAACAAGAAGTTGGCCAAGGCCGTGGGACACATCTTCCAGCTGGAGGATGGTGACCGGCACAAGGAGGAGGAGATCCGCCGGCACAGCGCGATCTATGGTCGCGGCGAGGCCCGGCGCCGTGAGGGCAAGCAGCTTACCCTGCATGAG CTCATCATCAACGAGGCGGCCGCCCAGTTCTGCCTGCGGGACAACTCGCTGCTGCTGCGACGCGTAGAACTCTTCTCGCTCTCGCGGCAGGTTGCACGGGAGAGCACCTACCTGTCCTCGCTCAAGGTTGCCAG GGCGCATCCCGAGGAGAGCGGAGCCACCGTGGCCAAGCGGCTCAAGCAGGAG gcaggagagcagagccgTCCCGAGCTGCTTCCGCTGCCGGTGGGGCCGGAGCCCCCCGGGGCTGCATACCGAGCCAGCCTGGACGAGGACACAGGCAGCCTCTCCGGGGAGAGCCTTGATGGCCACTTGCAGG ctgcgGCAGCCTGTCCCCGGCTGACGCCGCCGCCCGGTGCAGCCCCCGACGTGCCCCTCGGCCTCCCCCACCACGGGCTCTGGAGTCGCCACATCCTCCAGCAGACGCTGATGGACGAGGGGCTGCGCCTGGCCCGGCTGGTCTCTCATGAGCGAGTGGGGCGGCTCAGCCCCTGTCTGCCAGGGAAGCCCCCAGGACCAG AGTTCGAGGATGGGCTGGCAGAACGGGGTCCTCCAGCCCCCCCAGAGCCACCCCGTGGCACCATCAAGGTGGAGCAGGAGACCAGCCGGCAGTGa
- the STAT6 gene encoding LOW QUALITY PROTEIN: signal transducer and activator of transcription 6 (The sequence of the model RefSeq protein was modified relative to this genomic sequence to represent the inferred CDS: inserted 4 bases in 3 codons), whose translation MSLWSIISHMPPEEFSGLFTEFPRSLRCLLADWLENQPWEFINGSDAFCTSMAGGMLSAMLEKLRSAASSDGQQCQILQQVSSIENAYRRDPLRLVAVLKAILEGEKAAVLKRDRHLPLSFHRRQEELKFSLGLQRLQHRVREIQALRDGPTASQQRNVPDLQLKTEGKLPESELPTLILEAMKELEVAKQQVLKRIQIWKRQQQLAGNGALFEENLAPLQKRCESLVEVYFQLHQQVMVASAELGAELLPRLLERFNEVLSSLVKSSFLVEKQPPQVLKTQTKFQASVRFLLGPQLLKASAKPYMVRADMVTEKQARELALSAYSNTLSESTGEIMHNVVALETNPTSGTCCANFKNVLLKKIKRCERKGSESVTEEKCAVLFSTNVALTPSNLSIHLQVLSLPIVVIVHGNQDNNAKATVLWDNAFSEIDRVPFVVAERVPWEKMCDTLNLKFMAEVQTTKGLLKEHYFFLAQKIFNDHSASPEDFQSRSVSWAQFNKEILPGRGFTFWQWFDGVLDLTKRCLKSYWSDRLIIGFISKQYVCKLLSTEPDGTFLLRFSDSEIGGVTIAHVIRGKDGSSQVENIQPFSAKDLSIRSLGDRIRDLGQLRNLYPNTPKDQAFGSHYNKEQMGKDGRGYVSTAIKMTVESERDQQPQSTAGGPPEXPQAQMFSLPVLQPELRAESLQSVLSPICPPAPFCPQPVPTGYPAGESNVNMMVSDXLGSSFLSTSPMLSPSLVMDPALPRCQDLAFRNPLPFMPNQYMTGEATQLLSGGPSPEPQDEEMPELAPFTTMVDPPLQSSPRWMPPSMDLPPSSEFDQFLQEMSLEGPAXCAPLHAPLQRSGYPSPNASCWGLGESRWDDSIRPGQV comes from the exons ATGTCCCTCTGGAGCATCATCTCCCACATGCCACCAGAGGAGTTCAGCGGCCTCTTCACAGAATTTCCCCGCAGCCTGCGCTGTCTGCTGGCCGACTGGCTGGAGAACCAGCCCTG GGAGTTCATCAATGGCTCAGATGCCTTCTGCACAAGCATGGCTGGTGGGATGCTCTCGGCCATGCTGGAGAAGCTCCGCAGCGCTGCCAGCAGTGATGGGCAGCAGTGCCAGATCCTCCAGCAAGTCAGCAGCATCGAG AATGCCTACCGGCGAGACCCGCTGCGGCTGGTGGCCGTACTGAAAGCGATCCTGGAGGGTGAGAAGGCCGCCGTGCTCAAGAGG gaCCGCCACCTGCCCCTCAGCTTCCACCGGCGGCAGGAGGAGCTCAAGTTCAGCCTGGGGTTGCAGCGGCTACAGCACCGTGTCCGTGAAATCCAGGCGCTGCGGGATGGCCCCAcag cctctcagcaGCGGAATGTGCCGGACCTGCAGctgaagacagaaggaaaattgcCAGAGAGT GAGCTGCCCACCCTGATTCTGGAGGCCATGAAAGAGCTGGAGGTGGCCAAGCAGCAGGTGCTGAAGAGGATCCAAATCTGGAAGAGGCAACAGCAGCTGGCCGGGAACGGGGCACTCTTTGAGGAGAACCTAGCTCCGCTGCAAAAGAG GTGTGAGAGCCTGGTCGAGGTTTACTTCCAGCTGCACCAGCAGGTGATGGTGGCAAGCGCAGAGCTGGGGGCTGAGCTGTTGCCCCGGCTCCTGGAGCGGTTCAACGAGGTGTTATCCAGCCTGGTCAAGAG CTCCTTCCTGGTGGAGAAGCAGCCCCCGCAGGTGCTGAAGACACAGACCAAGTTCCAGGCAAGCGTCCGGTTCCTGCTGGGCCCTCAGCTACTGAAGGCATCAGCCAAGCCCTACATGGTGCGTGCTGACATGGTGACAGAGAAGCAGGCACGGGAGCTGGCACTTAGCGCCTACAGTAACACCCTCAG tGAGAGCACGGGGGAGATCATGCATAATGTGGTGGCCCTGGAGACCAACCCCACCAGTGGGACCTGCTGTGCCAACTTCAAGAACGTG CTGCTGAAGAAGATCAAGCGCTGCGAGCGGAAGGGGTCCGAGTCAGTGACAGAGGAGAAGTGTGCCGTCCTATTCAGCACCAACGTGGCCCTGACCCCCAGCAACCTCTCCATCCACCTCCAG GTCCTGTCTCTGCCCATCGTGGTCATCGTCCATGGGAACCAGGACAATAACGCCAAAGCAACTGTGCTGTGGGATAATGCCTTCTCTGAGATT GACCGGGTGCCCTTTGTGGTGGCCGAGCGGGTGCCCTGGGAGAAGATGTGTGATACGCTGAACCTGAAGTTCATGGCGGAGGTGCAGACCACCAAGGGGCTTCTCAAGGAGCACTACTTCTTCCTGGCCCAAAAGATCTTTAACGACCATAGTGCCAGCCCTGAGGACTTCCAGAGCCGCAGCGTCTCCTGGGCTCAGTTCAACAAG GAGATCCTGCCTGGTCGGGGATTCACCTTCTGGCAGTGGTTTGATGGAGTCCTCGACCTCACCAAGAGATGCCTCAAAAGTTACTGGTCAGACAG GCTGATCATCGGCTTCATCAGCAAGCAGTATGTCTGCAAGCTCCTGAGCACAGAGCCTGATGGGACCTTCCTGCTCCGCTTCAGTGACTCAGAGATCGGGGGTGTCACTATTGCTCACGTCATCCGGGGCAAGGATG GGTCCAGCCAGGTGGAGAACATCCAGCCCTTCTCTGCCAAGGACCTGTCCATCCGGTCCCTTGGCGACCGCATCCGTGATCTGGGACAGCTCCGCAACCTCtaccccaacacccccaaggACCAGGCATTCGGGAGTCACTACAACA AAGAGCAGATGGGCAAGGATGGCCGGGGCTACGTCTCCACCGCCATCAAGATGACAGTGGAAAGCGAAAG GGACCAGCAGCCCCAGAGTACTGCGGGGGGTCCTCCTG GCCCCCAGGCTCAGATGTTCAGCTTGCCCGTGCTGCAGCCGGAGCTGCGTGCGGAGAGCCTGCAGTCGGTGCTCAGCCCCATCTG CCCCCCTGCTCCCTTctgtccccagcctgtccccacagGTTACCCTGCAGGTGAGAGCAACGTCAACATGATGGTCTCCG ACCTCGGGTCCTCCTTCCTCAG CACATCACCAATGCTCTCACCGTCCCTGGTCATGGACCCTGCACTGCCCCGCTGCCAAGACCTTGCCTTCAGGAACCCCTT GCCCTTCATGCCCAACCAGTACATGACAGGGGAGGCCACGCAGCTGCTGTCCGGGGGCCCCTCGCCGGAGCCGCAGGACGAGGAGATGCCCGAACTGGCCCCATTCACAACGATGGTGGACCCGCCCCTGCAGAGCTCCCCAAGGTG GATGCCGCCCAGCATGGACCTGCCGCCCAGCTCAGAATTCGACCAGTTCCTGCAGGAGATGTCCCTGGAGGGCCCTGC CTGTGCCCCCCTTCACGCCCCCTTGCAGCGCAGCGGGTACCCCAGCCCCAATGCCTCTTGCTGGGGGCTGGGAGAGTCTCGGTGGGATGACAGCATCCGGCCAGGGCAGGTGTGA